From Segatella copri, the proteins below share one genomic window:
- a CDS encoding glycoside hydrolase family 26 protein: MIGKRILIGAACLMAMQGAMAQVDGVTGASVQTANTSSCKGKKQCCNTPAEQLKVRLQKLLNKGIMLGHQDDPMYGTTWKWDEGKSDVLLTTGDYPAVMGFDLGKIELDSKENLDGVSFDRMRKEIIAQNERGGIVTLSWHPWNPVTGENAWDPKGDAVAAILDGGAQQQKFDGWLKKVSDFILSLKTNDGKLVPVIFRPWHEMNGGWFWWGASSCTPVQYNQLYVKTLNILTKAGCNNIVWAWSPNLSDEKTVEKFLERFPGEKYVDMLGVDVYEFDNSDANYQQNLAATLDVLMEAARKVGKIPALTETGCRGIASKKDWFTQTLWPVLQKYQLSYVLFWRNAWDKPQEEAYLPGVGDGDIVEDFKKFKKEKKVLFAKDVLKVK, translated from the coding sequence ATGATAGGAAAAAGAATTTTGATTGGTGCAGCTTGCCTCATGGCGATGCAAGGAGCAATGGCACAGGTTGATGGCGTTACGGGCGCATCAGTCCAGACTGCCAATACTTCCAGCTGCAAGGGTAAAAAGCAATGTTGCAATACTCCGGCAGAGCAACTGAAGGTCAGACTGCAGAAATTACTGAACAAGGGAATCATGCTCGGACATCAGGATGATCCGATGTATGGTACTACTTGGAAATGGGATGAAGGAAAGAGCGATGTACTCCTCACTACAGGTGATTATCCTGCTGTGATGGGTTTCGATCTTGGAAAAATAGAGTTGGACAGCAAGGAAAACCTCGATGGCGTGTCTTTCGATCGTATGCGAAAAGAAATCATTGCCCAAAATGAGAGAGGAGGCATCGTTACTTTGAGTTGGCATCCTTGGAATCCGGTTACTGGCGAGAATGCCTGGGATCCGAAAGGTGATGCTGTAGCTGCTATTCTGGATGGAGGCGCCCAGCAACAGAAGTTCGACGGATGGCTCAAGAAGGTTTCCGATTTCATCCTTTCTTTGAAGACAAACGATGGTAAACTGGTTCCTGTCATCTTCCGACCATGGCATGAAATGAATGGCGGATGGTTCTGGTGGGGAGCTAGCAGTTGCACACCTGTACAATATAACCAATTATACGTAAAAACCCTAAATATACTTACTAAAGCAGGGTGCAATAACATCGTTTGGGCTTGGTCACCAAATCTCAGCGACGAGAAGACGGTAGAAAAATTCCTGGAGCGATTCCCGGGAGAAAAGTATGTGGATATGCTGGGTGTTGATGTCTACGAGTTCGACAACAGCGATGCCAACTATCAGCAGAACCTTGCTGCTACGCTCGATGTGCTGATGGAAGCAGCCAGGAAGGTTGGCAAGATTCCTGCCCTCACCGAAACGGGTTGCCGAGGTATCGCCAGCAAGAAGGACTGGTTTACCCAAACCCTTTGGCCTGTACTTCAGAAGTATCAGTTGAGTTATGTACTCTTCTGGCGTAATGCCTGGGATAAACCTCAGGAAGAGGCTTACCTCCCTGGAGTCGGTGACGGGGATATCGTCGAGGACTTCAAGAAGTTCAAGAAGGAAAAGAAAGTCCTCTTTGCCAAAGATGTTTTAAAGGTTAAATAA
- a CDS encoding acetylxylan esterase, with amino-acid sequence MSVLGTSSLSAQIRGNNIVVTVTPDHQDWNYRVGEKANFTVNVRKSGTLLNQVKVDYEAGPAMFPEVKKSTTLKDGTMKWCGSLNRPGFYRLKVIAHVDGKDYEGLCTAGFSPEKIQPFAQEPKDFDAFWKKALDEARQNDLNPTKVLLPERCTKDKNVYEISYNNNRWGSKMYGILSVPVKEGKYPALLRVPGAGVRPYAGDTYTAPAECIVLEIGIHGVPVTMQQKIYDDLANGELKGYWDTNLENPYRNAYRRVVTGAVRGVDYIASLPEWNGKTIGVTGSSQGGFLSIAVAALDKRITFLAPVHDAMCDYEAEIHGVAGGWPHYFYKEDKAQGAAWKEQKLTDLEKARLEGARYYDGVNFARRITVPGWYSFGYNDEVVPPTSSYGLYNSVKAPKTLSLYQMTGHYWYQEQWDEWQAWIIQQLKK; translated from the coding sequence ATGAGTGTGCTGGGGACTTCAAGCCTCAGCGCACAAATCAGAGGTAACAACATCGTGGTAACGGTAACTCCTGACCATCAGGACTGGAATTACCGGGTAGGCGAGAAGGCTAACTTTACGGTGAATGTGAGAAAGAGCGGTACGCTACTCAATCAGGTGAAGGTAGATTATGAAGCCGGACCGGCAATGTTTCCGGAGGTGAAGAAAAGTACCACTCTTAAAGACGGAACCATGAAATGGTGCGGCAGTCTGAACAGACCGGGCTTCTACCGCCTCAAGGTTATCGCTCATGTTGATGGAAAGGATTACGAGGGACTTTGCACGGCAGGTTTCTCTCCGGAGAAGATTCAGCCTTTCGCACAGGAACCTAAGGATTTCGATGCTTTCTGGAAGAAGGCACTGGATGAGGCAAGACAGAATGACCTCAATCCTACCAAGGTGCTTCTGCCTGAGCGTTGTACCAAGGATAAGAATGTATATGAAATCAGTTATAACAACAACCGATGGGGCTCTAAGATGTATGGCATCCTGAGTGTACCGGTAAAAGAAGGTAAGTATCCGGCTTTGCTCCGTGTACCTGGTGCGGGTGTACGCCCTTATGCCGGCGATACTTATACGGCTCCTGCTGAATGCATCGTACTGGAAATCGGTATTCACGGTGTTCCTGTTACCATGCAGCAGAAAATTTATGATGATCTTGCCAATGGCGAGCTGAAAGGTTACTGGGATACCAATCTCGAGAATCCTTATCGCAATGCTTACAGACGGGTGGTAACCGGTGCTGTCCGTGGTGTGGATTATATTGCTTCTCTTCCTGAGTGGAACGGAAAGACTATCGGTGTAACGGGTTCATCACAGGGTGGATTCCTTTCCATCGCTGTGGCAGCTCTCGATAAGCGAATCACTTTCCTGGCTCCTGTTCATGATGCTATGTGTGATTATGAGGCTGAAATTCACGGAGTTGCAGGTGGCTGGCCTCACTACTTCTATAAGGAAGATAAGGCGCAGGGGGCTGCATGGAAAGAGCAGAAACTTACGGATTTGGAAAAGGCAAGACTCGAAGGTGCACGCTATTATGATGGCGTCAACTTCGCCCGTCGCATCACCGTTCCTGGCTGGTACAGTTTCGGTTATAATGATGAGGTGGTTCCCCCAACATCGTCTTACGGACTTTATAATTCGGTAAAAGCGCCTAAGACCTTGAGTCTGTACCAGATGACCGGTCATTACTGGTATCAGGAGCAGTGGGATGAATGGCAGGCTTGGATTATTCAGCAATTAAAGAAATAG
- a CDS encoding MFS transporter: protein MARLKEKIAYALGDAAAGGIVWKVMSIAFPLFFTNVFGLSFADAAVLMLVARMFDVVTDPLMGTLADRTQSRFGTYRPWLIYGAIPFGLIFALLLYTPDFGPVGKRIYAYALYLLMMAVYTMVNVPYGSLLGVMTEDDDEKNQFSSFRMVGAYAMGFVTLLSFPYLQKMVGGSAAHQYAVIGAVLGIIAAVMTLACGLLTKERLKPKRAEKFSFQQFADLVHNKAWLYMTAIAVCTNFFNGFRYAVAGYMFDYCLHGNVTIEGLIINYTVFMAFGEVTCMIFGGVSPWFTRLVGSKRMAFFWAATLCLVLSVVFFFIPMNPSYIWVMIAIVILTSMGIGIYSPLMWSMYADVADYHTEHFGTSATGLIFSSGTMSQKFGTAISGSLIALFLGWAGANMITDKMGNTMIDPASVTDSVLTMVWSLFSLFPAVIAFLLMVLAWKFPIRK from the coding sequence ATGGCTCGTTTAAAAGAAAAAATAGCTTATGCATTGGGTGATGCCGCTGCGGGTGGTATTGTATGGAAGGTGATGTCTATCGCTTTTCCTCTGTTTTTTACAAATGTCTTCGGACTCTCGTTTGCGGATGCGGCAGTACTGATGCTCGTAGCCCGCATGTTCGATGTGGTTACTGATCCGCTGATGGGTACTCTTGCCGACCGTACTCAGAGCCGTTTCGGTACCTACCGTCCTTGGCTCATCTATGGTGCCATTCCTTTCGGATTGATATTCGCCCTCTTGCTCTATACTCCAGACTTCGGTCCTGTGGGCAAGCGAATCTATGCTTACGCCCTCTATCTGCTGATGATGGCGGTATATACCATGGTGAATGTGCCTTACGGCTCATTGCTCGGTGTGATGACCGAGGATGATGATGAGAAGAACCAGTTCTCTTCTTTCCGTATGGTAGGTGCTTATGCCATGGGATTCGTTACCCTGCTTTCTTTCCCTTATCTCCAGAAAATGGTAGGTGGTTCTGCCGCTCATCAGTATGCTGTCATTGGTGCCGTGCTCGGTATTATTGCAGCTGTGATGACATTGGCTTGCGGACTCCTGACCAAGGAACGTCTGAAGCCGAAGCGCGCTGAGAAGTTCTCTTTCCAGCAGTTTGCCGACCTCGTTCACAACAAGGCTTGGCTCTATATGACAGCCATCGCCGTGTGTACCAACTTCTTCAACGGATTCCGCTATGCCGTTGCTGGCTATATGTTTGATTACTGTCTGCATGGCAATGTAACCATCGAGGGATTGATTATCAACTATACCGTTTTCATGGCATTCGGTGAAGTAACCTGTATGATTTTCGGTGGTGTATCTCCTTGGTTCACCCGTCTGGTAGGCAGCAAGCGCATGGCATTCTTCTGGGCTGCAACTCTCTGTCTGGTACTCTCGGTTGTCTTCTTCTTCATCCCGATGAATCCGTCTTATATCTGGGTGATGATAGCCATCGTTATCCTTACCTCTATGGGTATCGGTATCTATTCGCCATTGATGTGGTCTATGTATGCCGATGTAGCCGACTACCATACCGAGCATTTCGGAACATCAGCTACAGGTCTTATCTTCTCTTCCGGTACGATGAGTCAGAAGTTTGGTACCGCCATTTCCGGTTCTCTCATCGCCCTCTTCCTGGGCTGGGCAGGTGCCAACATGATAACAGATAAGATGGGTAATACGATGATCGACCCAGCCAGCGTCACCGATTCTGTGCTTACGATGGTATGGTCATTGTTCTCACTCTTCCCAGCCGTCATCGCCTTCCTGCTGATGGTGCTTGCCTGGAAGTTCCCTATCCGCAAATAA
- a CDS encoding transposase — protein MDKELYIGVDVSKQTLDLAYYDGESIDWKKAHIKVSNNNAGFKKIGSWVAKVSKGFDIVLFCMEYTGLYTQNFRLWLEEKHYIYRMVEPRKMHRFEPDLDDGLRSLDRIKTDELDSFRIAIYCEQNHRKILRNPSKLPPPVYFKLKRLLAERKQTVKQSVLYKQQLHDICAYDTDLSVERKNGQLKTLNDALKGIDNEIDMYIKEDADISKNFSLLTSIPGIGRVVALETIVLTENFMAIDNPRKYACYIGVAPFKKESGTSVRKGSSVSKKGFKQAKADLSIACLVCMQHIPNIRDYWERKRKEKCSGIVFNAIKFKMILRMFAVIKRGTPYVETDNYRNGKNKQPGVN, from the coding sequence ATGGATAAAGAACTTTACATAGGCGTGGATGTCTCAAAGCAGACTCTCGACCTTGCTTATTATGACGGAGAAAGCATTGATTGGAAGAAAGCCCATATAAAGGTGAGCAACAACAATGCAGGTTTCAAGAAAATTGGTTCATGGGTGGCAAAGGTAAGCAAGGGGTTTGATATAGTCTTGTTCTGTATGGAATATACAGGACTTTACACCCAAAACTTTAGACTGTGGTTGGAAGAGAAACATTATATTTATAGGATGGTGGAACCTCGCAAGATGCATCGCTTTGAGCCAGACTTGGATGATGGACTGCGTTCGCTCGACCGCATCAAGACTGACGAGCTTGATTCTTTCCGCATAGCCATTTACTGTGAGCAGAACCACAGAAAGATTCTTCGCAACCCATCAAAACTTCCTCCTCCTGTATATTTTAAGTTGAAGAGGCTTTTGGCGGAACGCAAGCAGACAGTCAAGCAGTCAGTCCTTTACAAGCAGCAGCTTCATGATATATGTGCGTATGACACAGATTTGTCTGTGGAACGTAAGAATGGGCAACTTAAAACGCTCAATGATGCACTTAAAGGCATAGACAATGAAATTGACATGTACATAAAAGAAGATGCGGACATCAGCAAGAACTTTTCCCTGCTGACATCAATACCTGGTATTGGGCGTGTTGTCGCACTTGAAACCATTGTCTTGACCGAAAACTTCATGGCAATAGATAACCCACGTAAATACGCTTGCTATATTGGTGTCGCTCCTTTCAAGAAAGAATCTGGTACATCTGTGAGAAAAGGCTCGTCAGTCTCTAAGAAAGGTTTTAAACAGGCAAAGGCAGATTTGTCCATTGCCTGTTTGGTTTGCATGCAGCACATTCCGAACATCAGAGATTACTGGGAACGCAAGAGAAAGGAGAAATGCAGTGGAATAGTGTTTAATGCAATCAAGTTTAAGATGATACTCCGTATGTTTGCCGTTATAAAACGAGGTACTCCGTATGTGGAGACGGACAATTATCGAAATGGGAAAAACAAGCAACCAGGAGTGAACTAA
- a CDS encoding glycoside hydrolase family 130 protein → MTTFQDKVKALRAHHEELLSRKNEPVEWGNGIYEKYKNPILTAEHTPLEWRYDFDEKSNPYLMQRIMMNATLNSGAIKWNGKYLLVVRVEGADRKSFFAVAESPNGVDNFRFWDEPITMPEDVVPATNIYDMRLTAHEDGYIYGVFCAERHDDAQPGDLSAATATAAIARTKDLVNWERLPDLKTKSQQRNVVLHPEFVDGKYAFYTRPQDGFIDTGSGGGIGWALVDDITHAEIKEEKIINARHYHTIQEVKNGEGPHPIKTDKGWLHLAHGVRGCASGLRYVLYMYMTSLEDPTKVIAEPGGYLLVPEGPEYIGDVMNVVFANGWIADEDGKVFIYYASSDTRMHVATSTIDRLVDYCMNTPKDDYRTQFSVEKIKALVAKNKQTLSK, encoded by the coding sequence ATGACTACATTTCAAGACAAAGTGAAAGCACTCCGCGCTCATCATGAGGAATTGTTGAGCCGTAAGAATGAACCGGTAGAGTGGGGAAATGGTATCTATGAAAAGTATAAGAACCCAATCCTCACCGCAGAACATACTCCATTAGAGTGGCGTTACGACTTCGATGAGAAGAGCAATCCGTATCTCATGCAGCGCATCATGATGAATGCTACGCTCAATTCGGGTGCCATCAAGTGGAACGGCAAGTATCTCCTCGTTGTACGTGTGGAGGGTGCTGACCGCAAGAGTTTCTTTGCCGTAGCAGAGAGTCCTAATGGTGTTGACAACTTCCGTTTCTGGGATGAGCCTATCACCATGCCGGAGGATGTTGTTCCTGCTACCAACATCTATGATATGCGACTCACAGCTCATGAGGATGGCTACATCTATGGCGTGTTCTGTGCAGAGCGTCATGATGATGCACAGCCTGGAGACCTCAGTGCTGCTACTGCTACAGCAGCCATTGCCCGTACCAAGGACCTGGTAAACTGGGAGCGCCTTCCTGACTTGAAGACCAAGAGCCAGCAGCGCAATGTGGTTCTCCATCCGGAGTTCGTTGATGGCAAGTATGCTTTCTATACCCGTCCACAGGATGGTTTCATCGATACAGGTTCTGGTGGTGGTATCGGTTGGGCTCTTGTTGATGATATCACTCATGCCGAAATCAAGGAAGAGAAGATCATCAATGCCCGTCACTATCATACCATCCAGGAGGTGAAGAACGGTGAGGGTCCTCATCCTATCAAGACTGATAAGGGCTGGTTGCATCTGGCTCACGGTGTTCGTGGCTGTGCCAGCGGTCTCCGCTATGTGCTCTATATGTACATGACTTCTCTTGAGGATCCTACAAAGGTGATTGCAGAACCAGGTGGATATCTCCTCGTACCGGAAGGTCCTGAGTATATCGGTGATGTAATGAACGTAGTCTTTGCCAATGGTTGGATTGCAGATGAGGATGGCAAGGTATTCATCTACTATGCTTCTTCTGATACCCGCATGCATGTGGCAACTTCTACCATCGACCGATTGGTAGACTACTGCATGAATACACCAAAGGATGATTATCGTACTCAGTTCTCTGTAGAGAAGATCAAGGCTTTGGTAGCAAAGAATAAACAGACTTTAAGTAAATAA